The following coding sequences are from one Leptospiraceae bacterium window:
- a CDS encoding ERF family protein, protein MPAISKDSKNQQGWNFRSIDSIIDYCRKIIANNGLVIIPETLVANSKVDLIEKQDWKTKEIRVSRLTTSNVLVKYQIYHVSGEMIIAILPGESQDYADKSLSQAETFAFKSMLSKVFLLGFEEDADAKHTDTSTPKAEPKKRNCG, encoded by the coding sequence ATGCCTGCAATTAGTAAAGACTCAAAAAATCAACAAGGCTGGAATTTCCGGTCTATTGATTCTATTATTGACTATTGCAGAAAAATAATTGCAAATAATGGTTTAGTGATTATACCCGAAACGTTAGTTGCAAACTCCAAAGTTGACCTAATCGAAAAACAGGACTGGAAAACAAAAGAGATTCGAGTTAGTAGATTAACAACGTCTAACGTATTAGTAAAATATCAAATTTATCATGTGTCAGGCGAAATGATAATTGCTATATTGCCTGGAGAGTCTCAGGACTATGCAGACAAATCTTTATCGCAAGCGGAAACATTCGCTTTCAAATCAATGCTATCTAAGGTATTTTTATTAGGATTCGAAGAAGACGCGGATGCTAAACATACAGATACTAGCACGCCAAAAGCAGAACCAAAAAAAAGAAACTGTGGATAA
- the ssb gene encoding single-stranded DNA-binding protein, which translates to MDLNKVILVCRLTRDAECKTIGETNIANFSIAYSTGFRDKKKSNYIDCVAFGKTADVVSKYTKKGSQIAIEGSLEQDSWDSQDGKKNYKTKIRIASLQLLGSKDGQPANTDNTPSEDDVF; encoded by the coding sequence ATGGATTTAAACAAAGTAATTTTAGTATGCAGACTAACGCGAGACGCAGAATGTAAAACGATAGGCGAAACCAATATTGCCAATTTTTCAATCGCATACTCTACAGGGTTCAGGGACAAAAAAAAATCGAATTACATTGACTGTGTAGCATTCGGGAAAACTGCCGACGTGGTTTCTAAATACACAAAAAAAGGTTCTCAAATTGCTATCGAGGGGAGTCTTGAACAGGACTCATGGGATAGCCAAGATGGAAAAAAGAATTATAAAACGAAAATTAGAATTGCTTCTTTACAATTGTTAGGCAGTAAAGACGGTCAACCGGCTAATACTGATAATACTCCATCAGAGGACGACGTTTTTTAA